From the Cryptomeria japonica chromosome 2, Sugi_1.0, whole genome shotgun sequence genome, one window contains:
- the LOC131037131 gene encoding probable pectinesterase 53, with amino-acid sequence MAAKMLFKVVLMFMVVNCFSWFGSGWSFERHKQSALEEVKKDYDEWISWQILQRSSNLGYNVRDEDRGSSSLSGLEKKLREAEKNKRVIIVCPSGRGDFTTIRDAVHSIDINNTRRTVVYIKAGIYREKILVPRAKPFVTFVGDESEQPIITGNDTASTVGKDGQTMKTFHSATVAVNSDYFIAYNIRFENTAPYPEEGSEGGQAVALRISGSRAAFYNCSFYGTQDTLYDHKGLHYFKSCFIQGSMDFIFGYGRSLYANCLIQSIAKGVAALTAQKRSRASMASGFSFLNCRITGSGLVYLGRAWGDHSRVIFGYTYMDSIVLPEGWNDWGCPEREKTVYYAQYKCRGPGANTTGRVQWGRILSAEEASPFFSTSFIRGTKWLMGNPSLSLLIPPLIC; translated from the exons ATGGCAGCCAAGATGTTGTTCAAAGTTGTTTTGATGTTCATGGTGGTGAACTGTTTTTCATGGTTTGGTAGTGGGTGGAGTTTTGAGCGTCATAAGCAGTCTGCTCTTGAAGAAGtgaagaaagattatgatgaatggaTTTCATGGCAGATTCTACAGAGAAGTAGCAATTTGGGTTATAATGTGAGGGATGAGGATAGGGGGAGTAGTTCATTAAGTGGACTTGAGAAGAAACTTAGAGAGGCTGAGAAGAATAAGAGAGTAATTATAGTCTGCCCAAGTGGAAGGGGAGATTTCACAACCATCAGAGATGCTGTGCACAGTATTGATATTAATAATACAAGGAGAACTGTTGTATATATCAAAGCTGGAATTTATAG GGAGAAGATATTGGTGCCCAGAGCCAAGCCATTTGTGACCTTTGTGGGAGATGAATCAGAGCAGCCAATTATAACAGGCAATGACACTGCATCCACTGTAGGAAAGGATGGCCAGACAATGAAAACATTCCACAGTGCTACTGTGGCTGTGAACTCTGATTACTTTATAGCTTATAACATCAGATTTGAG AACACAGCTCCTTATCCAGAAGAAGGAAGTGAGGGAGGGCAAGCAGTTGCTCTGAGAATCTCTGGCAGCAGGGCAGCCTTCTACAATTGCAGTTTCTATGGAACTCAGGATACCCTGTATGATCATAAGGGCCTGCACTATTTCAAGAGCTGCTTCATACAGGGATCAATGGACTTTATCTTTGGTTATGGAAGGTCACTCTATGCG AATTGTCTTATCCAGTCCATAGCTAAAGGAGTTGCAGCCCTTACAGCACAAAAGAGAAGCAGAGCCTCAATGGCTAGTGGCTTCTCCTTCTTAAACTGTAGAATTACTGGATCTGGCTTGGTCTATCTAGGTAGAGCATGGGGAGACCATTCCAGGGTGATATTTGGCTATACTTACATGGATAGCATTGTTCTTCCAGAGGGCTGGAATGACTGGGGATGTCCAGAAAGAGAAAA GACTGTGTACTATGCCCAGTATAAATGCAGAGGACCTGGAGCAAATACAACAGGCAGAGTGCAGTGGGGAAGGATTCTTAGTGCTGAGGAGGCCTCACctttcttctccacttccttcaTCAGAGGCACAAAATGGCTTATGGGCAACCCATCCCTATCCCTTCTCATACCCCCTCTCATCTGCTAG